One window from the genome of Bradyrhizobium xenonodulans encodes:
- a CDS encoding ABC transporter ATP-binding protein — MSDVLLSVERLAATYNRAIRAVNDVSFAVRPGEIVAVLGANGAGKSTTLQAVSALLPARRGQVAAGRIVFQGRDIASASPAKLIRGGIVPVLEGRRCFPSLTVEENLITGAIGRDAKSREIRAGLDDIYELFPRLKDHRKTISGLTSGGEQQMTAIGRALMSRPRLLVLDEPSMGLAPLVVEGIFRALKQLNREQGLSILVAEQNSTVALRFSDHAVVLENGRSVLSGASVALRNRDDIKALYLGGSQQTDVGEKPLTRAIAGH, encoded by the coding sequence ATGAGTGACGTTCTGCTTTCAGTCGAGCGATTGGCCGCAACCTACAATCGCGCCATTCGTGCCGTGAATGACGTATCGTTCGCGGTTCGGCCCGGCGAGATCGTTGCCGTGCTCGGCGCAAATGGCGCCGGCAAGTCGACGACGCTGCAGGCAGTCTCGGCGCTGCTGCCGGCGCGGCGGGGCCAGGTGGCCGCCGGACGCATTGTTTTTCAGGGCCGCGACATTGCATCCGCATCGCCCGCGAAACTGATCCGAGGCGGGATTGTTCCGGTCCTTGAAGGCCGGCGTTGCTTCCCATCGCTAACGGTGGAAGAGAATCTGATCACTGGCGCGATCGGCCGCGACGCAAAATCTCGCGAGATCCGCGCCGGTCTCGACGATATCTATGAGCTCTTTCCGCGGTTGAAGGACCATCGCAAGACAATCTCCGGGCTCACCTCGGGTGGCGAGCAGCAGATGACCGCGATCGGCCGCGCGCTGATGTCGCGGCCGCGACTGCTGGTGCTCGACGAGCCGTCGATGGGGCTCGCGCCACTCGTGGTCGAAGGCATTTTCCGTGCGCTGAAGCAGCTCAACCGCGAACAGGGTCTCTCGATCCTCGTCGCCGAACAGAATTCGACGGTCGCGCTGCGCTTTTCCGATCATGCGGTCGTCCTTGAGAACGGCCGCAGCGTGCTGTCCGGCGCATCCGTCGCGTTGCGCAACCGCGATGACATCAAGGCACTTTACCTCGGCGGTTCACAGCAAACGGATGTCGGCGAGAAACCGCTCACCCGCGCCATTGCTGGACATTGA
- a CDS encoding ABC transporter substrate-binding protein — protein MNMLRRLKVTVGAALVVGLTGTLAAHADEQFFPLQSYRVGPYAAGGTGFFGGFIDYLNLVNTRDGGVNGVKLTWDEGETQYEVERGIEVYERLKSRPGIAAWNPLSVGIAYAMIDRITKDKVPLITINHGRTDSTDGRIFPYVFPLLLNPYSETSGIVNYIASREGGPDQLKGKKIAVLYHGSPYGKETIPIYKLLADKYGFGLEQIEVPHPGNEQQSQWLSIRRAKPDYVVLRGWGVMNPVALKTAQKVGFPADHIIGNVWSNSEEDVIPAGDAAKGYIAITTQASGAEYPVLQEVIKTVYGANKGNLDDKKRIGSVYHNLGIVNGILNVEAVRIAQAKFGKRTLNGDEVRWGFEHLQLDPARVEALGAKGLFHSINVTWDNHEGDGRVTFQQWDGSKWKVVSDWIAPDWAFLRPIIEKSSTAYAKEHAIKIRTSGDDPVGQ, from the coding sequence ATGAACATGTTGAGACGTTTGAAGGTGACGGTGGGCGCGGCGCTCGTCGTCGGTCTAACCGGTACGTTGGCGGCGCACGCCGACGAACAGTTTTTCCCGCTCCAGAGCTATCGCGTTGGCCCCTATGCCGCGGGCGGCACCGGGTTCTTCGGGGGCTTCATCGACTATCTCAATCTGGTCAACACCCGGGATGGTGGCGTCAACGGCGTGAAGCTGACCTGGGATGAAGGCGAGACCCAGTACGAGGTCGAGCGTGGCATCGAAGTCTATGAGCGGCTGAAGAGCCGCCCAGGAATCGCAGCCTGGAATCCGCTGTCGGTCGGCATTGCCTATGCCATGATCGACCGCATCACCAAGGACAAGGTGCCGCTGATCACCATCAATCACGGTCGTACCGATTCGACCGATGGCCGTATATTCCCTTACGTGTTTCCGCTGCTGCTCAATCCCTACAGCGAGACCTCCGGCATCGTGAACTACATTGCCTCAAGGGAGGGCGGTCCGGACCAGCTGAAGGGCAAGAAGATTGCCGTGCTCTATCATGGTTCGCCCTACGGCAAGGAGACGATTCCGATCTACAAGCTGCTGGCGGACAAATACGGGTTTGGCCTCGAGCAGATCGAGGTGCCGCATCCCGGCAATGAGCAGCAATCGCAATGGCTCTCGATCCGTCGGGCGAAGCCGGATTATGTGGTGCTGCGCGGCTGGGGCGTGATGAACCCGGTGGCCCTGAAAACCGCGCAGAAGGTCGGCTTCCCCGCTGACCACATCATCGGCAATGTATGGTCCAATTCCGAGGAGGACGTCATCCCCGCCGGCGATGCGGCCAAGGGTTACATTGCAATCACGACCCAGGCCTCTGGCGCCGAATATCCGGTGCTGCAGGAGGTGATCAAGACCGTCTATGGCGCGAACAAGGGCAATCTCGACGATAAGAAGCGGATCGGCAGTGTCTATCACAACCTTGGGATCGTAAACGGAATCCTCAACGTCGAAGCGGTCCGGATTGCGCAGGCAAAGTTCGGTAAGCGTACCTTGAACGGCGACGAGGTCCGTTGGGGCTTTGAGCACCTGCAACTCGATCCGGCACGGGTGGAGGCGTTGGGCGCCAAGGGCCTGTTCCACTCGATCAACGTCACCTGGGACAATCATGAAGGCGACGGCCGGGTCACCTTCCAGCAGTGGGACGGTAGCAAGTGGAAGGTCGTCTCGGACTGGATCGCGCCCGACTGGGCGTTCCTCCGCCCGATCATCGAGAAATCGTCGACGGCCTATGCGAAGGAGCACGCCATCAAGATCCGTACCTCCGGTGACGATCCGGTGGGCCAGTAG
- a CDS encoding branched-chain amino acid ABC transporter permease, with product MTALTPARLRWPSTKTLWIGIAILAAYGVVPLAGSDYVLDAVLTPFLALALAAVGLNVLTGYAGQVSLGSAAFLAVGAYAAYDLHLRVPALPLLVDLVLAGGIAAAIGILFGLPSLRLRGFYLAVSTLAAQFFVQWALTKFGWFSNDNPSGVIDAPVLKIGSITFTSAAERYVFSLTIVVVLTLLTLRLVRSQSGRNFVAVRDHEIAAKVIGVPLLRTKLLAFATSSFLIGVAGVLWAFAYLRTVEPAGFNLDRSFQILFIIIIGGLASLRGSFAGAAFIVVFPLLLSRIGAALFGSVFDSGVLEMSQRIIIGALIIVFLIAEPRGLIALWDRAWSAVRPANRPAIPS from the coding sequence ATGACCGCTCTTACACCCGCCAGACTGCGCTGGCCTTCGACCAAGACGCTGTGGATCGGCATCGCGATCTTGGCCGCCTACGGCGTCGTTCCGCTTGCGGGATCGGACTATGTGCTGGATGCCGTGCTCACGCCGTTCCTGGCGCTGGCGCTTGCCGCGGTCGGGCTCAACGTCCTCACCGGCTATGCGGGGCAGGTTTCGCTTGGTTCGGCGGCCTTCCTCGCTGTCGGCGCGTATGCCGCCTACGACCTCCATCTTCGCGTCCCGGCCTTGCCGCTGCTCGTCGATCTGGTGCTGGCCGGCGGCATTGCGGCGGCAATCGGCATCCTTTTCGGGCTGCCGAGCCTGCGGCTGCGTGGCTTCTATCTCGCGGTATCGACGCTCGCCGCGCAATTCTTCGTGCAGTGGGCGCTCACCAAGTTCGGCTGGTTCTCCAACGACAATCCGTCCGGGGTGATCGACGCGCCGGTTCTCAAGATTGGCAGCATCACGTTTACCAGCGCCGCCGAACGCTACGTCTTCTCGCTGACGATCGTGGTCGTCTTGACGCTGTTGACCCTGCGACTTGTACGCTCCCAGTCCGGCCGCAACTTCGTCGCGGTGCGCGACCACGAGATCGCGGCAAAGGTGATCGGCGTGCCGCTGCTGCGCACCAAGCTACTCGCCTTCGCGACCTCGTCCTTCCTCATCGGCGTCGCCGGCGTGCTCTGGGCGTTTGCGTATTTGCGCACCGTCGAGCCGGCCGGCTTCAATCTCGATCGCTCGTTCCAGATCCTGTTCATCATCATCATCGGCGGCTTGGCATCGCTGCGCGGATCTTTCGCCGGCGCGGCCTTCATCGTCGTGTTCCCGCTACTGCTGTCGCGGATCGGCGCCGCCTTGTTCGGCAGCGTGTTCGATTCCGGTGTGCTGGAGATGAGCCAGCGTATCATCATCGGTGCGCTCATCATTGTGTTTCTGATCGCTGAGCCCCGCGGGTTGATCGCCCTGTGGGACCGTGCCTGGTCCGCCGTTCGGCCCGCGAATCGCCCAGCGATCCCGAGTTGA